ACATACTCCTATTGCAGTAAACAGGCTTGGACcagaaattaaattacaaaatagtCTTGAAAATGATCAGAATAAATAATCACATCTTCTATGCACTAATTTTTATCTATATGTATAAAACCAGTTTTATAACATCTGTTCTGAGCACCATctctttacaataaaaaaaaaacatctgacatACACACCAAAAGTCACAGTTAAAAACTCACAAACGGTAGTCTATTTCTTCGTAAAAGCTGAGATGAAGAGCACAACTGAAGAAGGGCACAAATAAAAACGGCATGAAAGGATGAGAACTAGCTGAGGTAAGGCATTAGCTAGACAAGCACACAGAACTTCACGTCCAGCGGTTGTAAGGTCCAGTGACGTGCGTGAGGGCGTAGGGCGCTGACATGACGACGCCGTCACTCGTAACTGTAAGCGATTGACGAGTAGGGACCTGAAGCTTGTGTCTCTCTTCCGGATCAGTCTCGTTTTCACTCTCCGTATCCGAATCCATCTCCTTTGACCTATTGTTGAGTCCTAGACGCTCGGCTTCCTCTTTCTCCCTGGCCTTCTCTGCCATTTTAGCCTCCCATTGTTGCAGGCCGTGGCCCGGGGCATTCAGGCTCTTGTGCTGGTAGAAGACCAGGGAGATGCGGGTGGGATGTGTGCGGTTGGGCCGCAGGATGGGAGTGGTGGCATGCAGTTCCCGTCGAGCGCATTCGATTAGGATGGAGCCGTGGGAAGGAGCCACCGCGACCCCTCCGATATCCCCATCAAAGAAATTGTGCTCGCTATCTGACCACAATTCCTCTGCTTTACCCACCTCTGGGGTCAGGGGTCGTGCTGTAACGGGTGGGTTGTGGTGGTCCTCCAGGTTCAAGCGACTGTGGAGACCCTCAGCCATGGGTGGGGAGAGCGGGGTGGGAGCTGTGCCACCCTGGAAGCACCGTATCTCCTCAGGCTCTGATTTGAATGAGGGAGAGTGAGGATCGTTCGGATACGAGTTTTTGAATGGTTCAGAAATCTGCCTGATGTTCTCGAGTCGGTGTCTAGGAGAAGGAGAGCCATTGCTGTGGCCTGTTCCTCTTGAGGGATCATGCGGTTGAGGGAAATCTGGGTGTGTGGACAAGCCAAAGCCGGAGGCCACAGGAGGTGTGTGGCATGTGTTACTCTGGTTGTATGGGACAGTAGAGTGGAAGTCTGAGAGTCGGTTTCCAATGCCTGGAACCCCAGACATTCGCATTGTGGAGCTTACATTACAAGTATCCTTTTCTGAACGTGGTGAATATTCAACAGAGTTGTGTTTGAAACCTGTGGACAaaacaagaataataataagaagaacttAACATAGCACCTCCACTTTAGAATCCTACAATCACCAAAATTTCCTGGATTAAATCAGTGGCCCAACACCAGTCCCTATTTTATGATAGATTTTCTCAAGAGAAATGTAtaccattttacaaaataatgttaatatttaaaaaaaacagcatttaatttaCGTAATGAATTGAAATTAATCTCACTGCATATCCCTATAAAACACATGGAAGTGTCCACTGCATACACACGTATAAGTGGTGGATgagaatcacagctaaaacatacaataaagctaaacaaaaacatacacaaacaaaaccaaattatgcCCTGCTGCTCGAATCGATACaaagatgtgtaaagacacaaaacaatcagtctgtacaggaaactgaacagtatttatatcgttttttacCCCTGATTCAAGCAATGTCCGAACTATTAGAACTCCTGAGCACGTCCTGTTATAAACGTTCTCAACAGGCGCATGAGGCATCtttttcttcttgctttatggcggatcacagacttataagtgcattaccgccacctatctctcaaatggaccattgacacttctAATAGAGATTGTAGATACAaggtcaatggtccatttgagagataggtggcggtaatgcacttataagtctgtgatccgccataaagcaaaaagaaaaagacaccTCACACGATTGGTTAAGAACGTacacagttcagacattgcgtgTATCAGAggtaaaaacataatataaatactgttcagtttctttcacagaccaatcattttgtgtttttacacatcaatgtatcgtcacaatCCGCaggatttaatttggttttgtttgtgtagacTGCAACAACTGAagctaaaaatctcagtttgtgttctactgaagagacgaagtcacctacatcttggttGCCCTGGggataagcagataaacatcactttttcctttttgggtaaagattagtttatgtcttagatttatctaataaagccttattcatattgaaaggagaagtatcttgtgttttgtgcttacaagttaatgtcttaaactgccgacccttttactgtgctaattgatattgttttcactatagtttggatattaatatccagcgcagatttgatgttaaatggctcattcagtgaatcgcagggcgtctcagtgatcagccgtgaaacagtgattctgttcaaattccctttaaaatcttaaatgattccctttgagctaaattgacctgtttcccttacacctcTTAAGAAGGAAGGTTGAACCAGGTATACCTTTAAGAGGCTCGTTCTTCACTTTCATAGGGGTGCACTGTTTACTGTCCAGGCTGCTTATTTTCTCAGCATGGGCTCTTTTAGCCTCCATCTTCTTCTTGCGTGCTGATTTGACAGGCTCAGCCAGCATCCTCACTTCTCTTGGGAAAGCAGAGAGGACCTGCATTGCCCCAGACTTTATCTTGGCCCACTGGCCCTCAGCATGGCCAAACTCATCCGTGTCAGAGATCTTGTAGAGCGGCAGGACATGCAGCTGCTCGTCCTCTGGAATGTTCCGCACTGCACGGTTATCCTCCTTGGTTAAAGTGCATACCTGTGGTTCACATGAGGCAAATGCATATCTCATTTATCTCAATGGAGtctgaaaatggaaaaaatatgTATTAGAAGGACACTGACATTAATAGTGGAAGTGAGACTCACCACAGTACTTCCATTGgtcatgttctgtgtgtctttgTGGGCATGAGCGCAGAAGTCCACACATGCAGTCACACCAGAGAAAGGTCGACCTTCACTCCTGCCCAGCCGACAGTCCTGCCCTTGATGCTCCTGCTCCACCTGACAGGTTACACATCATTATGATGCCTTCCTTACAAATATACACAGAGCTCAGTCTTGGATGCTACAGAAATATCAATATATTCACATAATCAACTAAATAAGTTAACATTTCTTTTTACCATTGAGCTGCTTTAGAGTAGTTTTAACATTGGGAGATTTTGATTACTTAATTCCTACCTGGTTCTGAAATGCATCAGGAGCAAGTTTCTTGTACACAGGGGCCAAATCTGATGCCAGATTCTGCAAGTTTTTCTCCAACTTCTCCTCCTAACcacaaaatcaaacattattgtAGTTTGAAAGATGAATTAAAAGGACCATAAGGCATAAATACACTACCTTCCAAAAACTTTATTAGTGGAGTTTTTGCAATGAAAAAACACCAGGCATGCAACTCTTTTATGAATTCACCTATTGATTTAAGTCCACCATGTGAGCGAATTTCTGTTAAATGTTTTACTTATtacgcttttccactgcatggtatggcACGGTACGCTTCACTTTTGGAGGGTTTTCCATTGgttacagtacctggtactttttttagtaccactgcggttgaggttccaagtgaacttTACCGTTACTAAAACGTGacatgtaaactctgctgataacggattggccggagagaatcgtcactacctgcgtcactgaatttgagacacaaacacaaatgaaCCACTAGATTTATATCAGCACAGCCAACCAACGACCGAACGCAACTGTTTGATCGAGCAGAGGAGCTGCTTCCTGCTGAggaagtacagacgttcctctcgttgatagcagaggagaGGTTCCAGTGAGAGCTTAATGGGGCAATGTGGCATTTAGGAGTCGTGGCAGTAGAGGTGGCGCAACTATAACGACATGTGAATAATACTGTCCACACTTAAGcaatactaaactgcagtggaaatgcaaaccATGCCGTGCTGTACCGTACTGAGCCGTGCCAAGCTGAGTCGTACCACGAAGTGGAAAATCACCACTAGTGCCACTAAAGGGCAACAGGTTAAACTGGTTCAGGTAAACAAGGTCATTCAGGTATGCTCGCACAGGATACTCTCAACAGAGTTGCACTCTCATTTAAAGCCACTATGGCAGGATTTTGAAGACCAGCATGAttcttccataaaaaaaaacgtttctttACACATTTGGACTGAGAATGTATTTCCCATGAGTCCATCTAGTGCTCACCTCCTCAGGATAGTCTCCCTGCAGTCTGAACTTCCGGGGGATTTTGCTGCGTGCAAACTTGCAGCCATTGTAGTACATACTCCAGGAGCAACCAAACGAGAAAGAGGCACCGCAGGTCTCTGGGTCCAGACCCTGACACGCACATGTACGACTAACAGGAAAGATGAAGAAGGTAAGTTACAGTGCAATAATAcactataatgtaaaataatactgTTTAATACAGAATTTGCTGGTGGTGCTATCATTTGCTTGGAAATGTGGAATAtgtacacattttattattaatataatctaGCCTGGTCTTTTCAAGCAGTGAATGCACACTTATAAATTGATGGTGTGAAGGAGTTGGTGTAAAAGCTTAAAGAAAACACTCCAAGAACAACCTCCAAATGTTCTTTTGTACTTGTATGAGGGAGGGTGTTTGTACATAAATCATTTCCACACACTCTGTCGTATGTTACTTGTGACTCACTCCTCATTGAGGGCACAGCGGCGGCTAGTGGGTGAGCCATATttgcagagagtgtgtgtgagctcCTGGTACAGCCTGTCAGCCACACTTCGTGGGATCCCCTCCCAGGCCAAGATGAGAATGACTACCACTGCATTCTGACAGCAGTGACCAGCACGCTGCCGCACAAGacacaacaacttctcttcctcaCTTCCTCGACGTATGATCTGCAGAATTTAACACATGTGCACACGTATATGAATGAACAGTCATTCTGCAAGCTTTTCGCAGACTGCTAGTTATTTCACACGGGTCACTCACCCACTTGGCGATTGGGCAACCCTGTGAGCTCCGCCCCTCTTTGCCTGTATACACAACAACCTCCACACGGACTGCGTTGCCTTTCTCACCATATCTGTGAAGAAAACAGTGCAGTGAGTTGTGTGTGTTAAGCACTATAACAGTAGTtttcaaaagttcaaaagtttttttaagcCCTCAAATATGATACCTTTGCAACAGACCTCCCttcataaaatatatagatatatatttttatgtaaaaagaCTCATTTATAGTGTGTTATCTACAAAACTAACAAATGTTCAAATGGATTCTGTATATAAAGTGgtttgaatttaattaattgcaGAAGTGTAATATTTAAGGTTTGTTTGAAACAAACTCTAACCAGAAGGTGGGATAGAGGGGGTACGGGATTGGGAAAGCACAACCATGCTACATGTTGGATtgattataaatattaaacattataattattattaaataaaaataatagtaaacttattttagttttattcttattttattaaataaatgtataattttatattaaatatcattttttgttttttattttacaataaatattttgttattttattttgtaatatattgaaacaataattaaataattaaaacaaataaaacatttaaaatgagtaaattaaatgtatacacacagaattaataaaaatttgtatattttttgtgttGGATCCCGTGAAAACATTATTGCATGTAAACAACTGAGATCCATGTTACCTGTCCTCCATCATCTGTCTCACGGCTGCTACATTTGGGCCAGATCCGAGGTGAGTGTAGTACGGACCCTCCTCTTTCTCAATTATTTGTTCTGTAGATGAAAATTGTGTTCAGATGAACTGAAAGTAGGTCTagcaaacttttatttaaaactatGATATGGCTAATATAACTTACCCACACAGTCACAGGAGGGCAGCTCTGTGTTTTGTTTGGAGGGGGTGTTGAGGAGATTCTTGGTTGGTGTGTTCAAGAACCTCATTGGAGACTCCAAAAAGCTGTTGATCGTGTGCTTGGTAGGAGTCTGTTCTCCAGTGTATGCCACATCTCCATTCTCCAAATGTACATTGGATGTCGACAATACTGTAACACCTCCAGACTTCTCAACTTGGTATAATCCATTTTGATTCGTGTGCATGTGTTGATGATCATTAATGCGGTTGGCTTTATGGTACATCACTGGGCTTTGCGGCGAGTCTTTACAGGGTTCACTGGCCATGGTCTGCTGAGGTTGTTGTTTAGCACCATGATTTAGCACATCGTAGGTTTTTGATACCTGAGAAATCATTTGTTGTTCACATTCATGCCTTGGCCATTGGCTAGCACCTAGATGGTCGTTTGTATGATTGTGAAACAGCCCGTTTGGTGGTGGTAAAGAATGACTTTGAGCTCCTTGCTCGCATTTAAAGTGAAAGCCATTTTGCTTACCAGAACCTAAGATTGTTTCAAAGTGCTCTTTCTTCAGGGAGTTGCTGTGGAATAAGAGCTGCCTGTTCTCATGATGAGCCTCTGCTATGTACTTTTTCAGGTCTATCTGCATTTGTGGAAGAAACAGACTCCTCTTGTGATGGAAAATCATCTTTTGTTGTGAATTGGCTTTCTGAAGGGTGCCCTTGAGTGGGGTTTTCCTGTTGGGTGTCCTCTTGGCCAATGGAATCCTACAATGGTTGCCCTCGACCTCAGCAGCTTTCTTCTTGGACATCCTGGGTTTTGATGGCGCCATTTTAGGTTTACTTTGCTTTTTTAAGTGCTGCCCCAAATAATTACGATTGTATTTCATGTTCTGAGTCGGCATACCTTTCGGTGGATTGTTTTCCGAGACTTGCATCTGCCTGGATTCGATCATGAACGCAAGCTGCACCAATTGAGCTGCAACTTCCTCCTCGTCCCTCTTTCTCGAGATTTGAGTTGCTTCTCCATGCTTATACTTCTTGAAAGTGCCTTCTAATCTGTCAGCTTTACAAAGTGCTTGGCCATTTCTGCGGTTCTCCATGGTATACGATAGCTTTTCACATTCAGAGCTGGCCACCAGAAGATCCTTCAAGGAAAGTTTTCTGGAGGTAGGTGCACAATGCTGATTTTGGGTTAAGTTGGCCGGCCTGTTCAGAGGGTTGCAGATGACAGAAGTCTGATGCAATGATGAACTGATTACTGAGACCTTGTTAGAGAAAACATCTGAAACTGGTTTAGCCTCTCGAAGAGGTATGTGGTTGCTTGAAGTGAAGCATGTAGACATTTCTCGTTGAGCAACCTGACTCTGGTTTTCTGGTTCAAAGGGCACTGCTTGTGGAGTAGCTGCCAGTTGGGTCAAGGCCTCAATAGCTATAGCCTGATCAATGCTAATATTCCTATGCTGGACCAGAGACTGGACACTGAGTGCAATGTTATCATTCTGAGGAGGTTCTTCTGGAGTTTTTCCTTGATTTAACTGACACTGATATGGTTCTTCTTTCGGCTCAGTTTTTAAACACATGTCTGAGGCCTGAGCCCCAAAAAGCTTCTCCTCTAGACTTTTCCTGTCCGTACTGGAGAAGCAGACCACAGCTGCAAGCGTAGATAAAGCATCCTCATAGCACCCACTAGTCTCTAAGCGCTTTGTGTGCAGGTCATCAATCTCAACCCACTGCTCCTCAATTTTTATCTTCTTCAGAGGAACCACCTGTTCTTGAAAAGACTCAGATTCACAACTTTTCTTAAACGTGGATCTATGTAAAGTGGCGTGTGGCTCAGTGGGAACAACATGCCTCTCAGTGTTTGGTTTCATGTATTCAGCACCATTATGAGAGGTTAGAGAACTGTTGTGAGGGAGAAG
Above is a genomic segment from Carassius carassius chromosome 30, fCarCar2.1, whole genome shotgun sequence containing:
- the LOC132110866 gene encoding methylcytosine dioxygenase TET3-like isoform X2: MLPKIEGLPLRNEKVESEANSVNGTRSEQMEETCATPEEEAHYVSLTHNVPPDVPAPLQHGILPAPPGKEPRATDVLLPHNSSLTSHNGAEYMKPNTERHVVPTEPHATLHRSTFKKSCESESFQEQVVPLKKIKIEEQWVEIDDLHTKRLETSGCYEDALSTLAAVVCFSSTDRKSLEEKLFGAQASDMCLKTEPKEEPYQCQLNQGKTPEEPPQNDNIALSVQSLVQHRNISIDQAIAIEALTQLAATPQAVPFEPENQSQVAQREMSTCFTSSNHIPLREAKPVSDVFSNKVSVISSSLHQTSVICNPLNRPANLTQNQHCAPTSRKLSLKDLLVASSECEKLSYTMENRRNGQALCKADRLEGTFKKYKHGEATQISRKRDEEEVAAQLVQLAFMIESRQMQVSENNPPKGMPTQNMKYNRNYLGQHLKKQSKPKMAPSKPRMSKKKAAEVEGNHCRIPLAKRTPNRKTPLKGTLQKANSQQKMIFHHKRSLFLPQMQIDLKKYIAEAHHENRQLLFHSNSLKKEHFETILGSGKQNGFHFKCEQGAQSHSLPPPNGLFHNHTNDHLGASQWPRHECEQQMISQVSKTYDVLNHGAKQQPQQTMASEPCKDSPQSPVMYHKANRINDHQHMHTNQNGLYQVEKSGGVTVLSTSNVHLENGDVAYTGEQTPTKHTINSFLESPMRFLNTPTKNLLNTPSKQNTELPSCDCVEQIIEKEEGPYYTHLGSGPNVAAVRQMMEDRYGEKGNAVRVEVVVYTGKEGRSSQGCPIAKWIIRRGSEEEKLLCLVRQRAGHCCQNAVVVILILAWEGIPRSVADRLYQELTHTLCKYGSPTSRRCALNEDRTCACQGLDPETCGASFSFGCSWSMYYNGCKFARSKIPRKFRLQGDYPEEEEKLEKNLQNLASDLAPVYKKLAPDAFQNQVEQEHQGQDCRLGRSEGRPFSGVTACVDFCAHAHKDTQNMTNGSTVVCTLTKEDNRAVRNIPEDEQLHVLPLYKISDTDEFGHAEGQWAKIKSGAMQVLSAFPREVRMLAEPVKSARKKKMEAKRAHAEKISSLDSKQCTPMKVKNEPLKGFKHNSVEYSPRSEKDTCNVSSTMRMSGVPGIGNRLSDFHSTVPYNQSNTCHTPPVASGFGLSTHPDFPQPHDPSRGTGHSNGSPSPRHRLENIRQISEPFKNSYPNDPHSPSFKSEPEEIRCFQGGTAPTPLSPPMAEGLHSRLNLEDHHNPPVTARPLTPEVGKAEELWSDSEHNFFDGDIGGVAVAPSHGSILIECARRELHATTPILRPNRTHPTRISLVFYQHKSLNAPGHGLQQWEAKMAEKAREKEEAERLGLNNRSKEMDSDTESENETDPEERHKLQVPTRQSLTVTSDGVVMSAPYALTHVTGPYNRWT
- the LOC132110866 gene encoding methylcytosine dioxygenase TET3-like isoform X1; this encodes MPRTPRAPKKSSSASKKQNVRRVKASKTRRQTVNLLKANVNIRKAIDKKQAAKATQRTVVSKPSKRTVKNVPVAKGSRHTRGSSNQNGLLSKLNGKGKSPHNSVSYPREVKSYRRVVTKKQGVLEIREQDTDTKRSEVHDTNGDGQQKGAEIPTGEGQSVNISSEETAEDHRETVVHNTDQAEEETVKAGTETVQNESCSASTEQPKTAFVEQHDSHDPVNNVDFAYNNNTSDPTTPSPSQSDKYVSGQIEEVQHIVPHMNFPDNSFQSAPENSTEAGETVASNESPALEKIADAPLKENEFESTVDVDTKDENDEMSMKKEGALSLLSLSMTIYNSTLCEMGRGPQATTSLSSSTESSQSSFDSDLELVLEHGASGNPSLQVEDIQLRLLQVQERRDKKRRIHCGVCTPCLRKINCGECRSCLNRKTGHQICKLRKCVELRKKPLMIYTGEVESEANSVNGTRSEQMEETCATPEEEAHYVSLTHNVPPDVPAPLQHGILPAPPGKEPRATDVLLPHNSSLTSHNGAEYMKPNTERHVVPTEPHATLHRSTFKKSCESESFQEQVVPLKKIKIEEQWVEIDDLHTKRLETSGCYEDALSTLAAVVCFSSTDRKSLEEKLFGAQASDMCLKTEPKEEPYQCQLNQGKTPEEPPQNDNIALSVQSLVQHRNISIDQAIAIEALTQLAATPQAVPFEPENQSQVAQREMSTCFTSSNHIPLREAKPVSDVFSNKVSVISSSLHQTSVICNPLNRPANLTQNQHCAPTSRKLSLKDLLVASSECEKLSYTMENRRNGQALCKADRLEGTFKKYKHGEATQISRKRDEEEVAAQLVQLAFMIESRQMQVSENNPPKGMPTQNMKYNRNYLGQHLKKQSKPKMAPSKPRMSKKKAAEVEGNHCRIPLAKRTPNRKTPLKGTLQKANSQQKMIFHHKRSLFLPQMQIDLKKYIAEAHHENRQLLFHSNSLKKEHFETILGSGKQNGFHFKCEQGAQSHSLPPPNGLFHNHTNDHLGASQWPRHECEQQMISQVSKTYDVLNHGAKQQPQQTMASEPCKDSPQSPVMYHKANRINDHQHMHTNQNGLYQVEKSGGVTVLSTSNVHLENGDVAYTGEQTPTKHTINSFLESPMRFLNTPTKNLLNTPSKQNTELPSCDCVEQIIEKEEGPYYTHLGSGPNVAAVRQMMEDRYGEKGNAVRVEVVVYTGKEGRSSQGCPIAKWIIRRGSEEEKLLCLVRQRAGHCCQNAVVVILILAWEGIPRSVADRLYQELTHTLCKYGSPTSRRCALNEDRTCACQGLDPETCGASFSFGCSWSMYYNGCKFARSKIPRKFRLQGDYPEEEEKLEKNLQNLASDLAPVYKKLAPDAFQNQVEQEHQGQDCRLGRSEGRPFSGVTACVDFCAHAHKDTQNMTNGSTVVCTLTKEDNRAVRNIPEDEQLHVLPLYKISDTDEFGHAEGQWAKIKSGAMQVLSAFPREVRMLAEPVKSARKKKMEAKRAHAEKISSLDSKQCTPMKVKNEPLKGFKHNSVEYSPRSEKDTCNVSSTMRMSGVPGIGNRLSDFHSTVPYNQSNTCHTPPVASGFGLSTHPDFPQPHDPSRGTGHSNGSPSPRHRLENIRQISEPFKNSYPNDPHSPSFKSEPEEIRCFQGGTAPTPLSPPMAEGLHSRLNLEDHHNPPVTARPLTPEVGKAEELWSDSEHNFFDGDIGGVAVAPSHGSILIECARRELHATTPILRPNRTHPTRISLVFYQHKSLNAPGHGLQQWEAKMAEKAREKEEAERLGLNNRSKEMDSDTESENETDPEERHKLQVPTRQSLTVTSDGVVMSAPYALTHVTGPYNRWT